The DNA region TACTGTATTTAAAAATGGAATATTTAAATCTCCATCTTTTAATATTATTGGTATCTCGGTACAGCCTAAAATCACTCCATCAATGAATTCCTCTTTTATCATTCTGGTGATTATATTAAGAAATCCCTCCCTGGTTCTTTTATTAATAATTCCATTTTCCAGCTCAGTGAATATTCTTTGCTGAATATATTCCCGTTCGGCCTTTCTTGGCACTATAATATCTATTGCACTTTTCAAAAAGCTATCCTTGTAAAAAGGTTCTTCCATGGTAGTAATTGTTCCTAAAAGCCCTAATCTCTTAAGTTTTAATTCTTTAGCTCTTTCACGAGTTTCCTCCACAATACTTAGTACAGGCATCGGTGCTAATTTCTTTACTTTATGAAAAACTATATGTGGTGTATTTGAAGATATCACTCCTATACTAG from Clostridium pasteurianum BC1 includes:
- a CDS encoding aspartate/glutamate racemase family protein — protein: MKIGIVGGIGPESTVDYYKSLIYKYKKLKTDGSYPKIIIDSIDMQEVLNFISTKQWYKLVDILVESLNNLYIAGASIGVISSNTPHIVFHKVKKLAPMPVLSIVEETRERAKELKLKRLGLLGTITTMEEPFYKDSFLKSAIDIIVPRKAEREYIQQRIFTELENGIINKRTREGFLNIITRMIKEEFIDGVILGCTEIPIILKDGDLNIPFLNTVDIHVDGIIEEMKNNGEF